The sequence below is a genomic window from Rhizobium sp. NXC14.
GCATGTCGCAATCCATGAAGATGCTCCAGCCCTCATAACCACTGAGATAGGGCGTCAGGAAACGCGAGAAGGAGAACTCAGTGGATTGCAGCGCGTTGCGCTGGCGAGTGAAAATCCTGCCAAGATTGGAGAGCGCAATGGGCGAGAACTCGACCGGGATCGACGACTTCTCGATGATGCTCTGCACGAGAACGTGGTAGGCGACCACTTCCTTGGGATCGAATCCCACAAATATTCGGACGTTCTGTTGTTCCATTGTCCACCTTGATCGCCAGCATCGGCAACAGCTTTCTTCGCCACCCACGCCTGTTAGCTAAGGCCTGCGATAGTCATCCCTTCGACTTTTCGAGAAAACGCTGCTTGCGGGTTTTCGGTTTGAACCGCCGAAAGAAATTATCGACGGCGCGGATGAATTTAGTGACGGACATCAGCCTGTCGATCTGGCTGTTCGTATTATCGAGCCGCTCCGACAAGACTTCAGCCGCGGTCATCGCGATCTCGATCGGCGGCACCCCGGGAAACCGTTTGGCAAGCGCTGAATAGGGGCTGGCATCGACGCCGCCCATCATCGAGATCGAACCCATGCGCGCAAAGAGACGCAGGAAAATCTGCTCGAACGTCCAATCGTGAACGTCGAACACCTTCCACTTCTCGCTCCGCTTCGCCGAAAAGCCGGCAAGCAGGATCTTGCCCGGCAACTGCAGATCGGCGAGCCACAACGCTACCGCAAAGCCGCTCGTCGCGATCTTGCCGATCGGATAGAGATCGGCGAGCATTTGCGTCAGATCGAGGTGACGGGCCTTAGCGCCTTCGAAGCGGCTCTTTTCGCTGAAATTTTCCTCGACGGAGACCCGGATATTGACGACGCCGAGGAAATCGTCGCCGCCAAAGAAGCGCAAGACATCCCCCGTTTCGCGCCGATGGACGATATGGGCGCCCATCACGTCGCTGCGGGCAACCAGCATGGAATGGCCGACGAAGGGTGCGTCGAGCACCTTATAGACCTTGTTGAAGAAGACGTAGAGCGCCGTCTCCGGCAATTCGCTCCGCAGCCGTTCGAGATCGACCGCCTCGCTGTTTGCTATCAGCACGATATGGGAGTAGCCCGACAACAGCGCCTTCCAAGCGTCCGGCGTCAGGAAATCGAAGCCGCCATCCGGAGCGGTCGTAGCCTTGTTATCGCTGGGGATTGATTCCATATCGGCTCACATGCATTTTCCAAAGACGATGCGCTCGGCCCGCCCGACTAGCTGTTGTTGAAATAGGCGCGCATCCGGGCAAGCCGCGTCAGGCCGCCGATCTGCTTTCCCACATGCGAGAGGAAGCCCGCCACTCGGTCCGTCGTCGACGGTTGCCTGCAGAAGGACGTCCAGGCTGTGTTGCGAAGATCTTCGGCATAACGATTGGCCATCCGCCGGTGCACCCAGGGAACGCTCGCCTGCCACGGCTTCTTGCGGCCGGTAAAATGAAAGATGGCCGGCCGATCAACGAAAGGCAGCAGGCCCGTCTGCGTATTCCAGCGCGGATGGAGCACCAACCAGTCGCCGTCGAAAGTGACGTTCAGCGCATCCTGGTCATTGTTCTCGAACAGGTGCGACCGCTGCTCGAAGATTTCCCGGGTTCTGGGGAAGAGCCCCCTCGCTCGGCAAGCCGACCAGTCGAACAGCAATACGCCGGCATTGAAGTAGCGGCCGCCCTCGCCCATGCCGATCTTGCGCTGGCGCGCGCCTGATTTCTCGGGAAAGGCCATGACATAGTCGTCAACGGCGGCAAGCGCCTTGCCTTGAAAATCAAGGGTGAAGAGTTCATCGACCGGCGCAACCGCCAGCACGTCGGCATCGAGATAAAGCAGGCGCTCGACATGGCCTGGTATATCCCGATCCATATAGAGCCGCGCCAGCGTGGCGGCGGACCAGCGGCCTCGCGCCTGGAGGCCGGGATCTGGCGTCTTATAGGGCAACACCCTGATCGCCATATCGTGAAGCCGCCCAAAATTATCGACCTCGGCGACCTCGTGCGGCTTGAGGTCGATGCCGAGAAGCAGGAACTCTACACCGGCATTCGTAAGATTGCGCTTGACGGAAAGCAGAGTGCAGCAGGCGGCCGGGAGCATGTTAACGTCAGAACAGACGATGACGGCACTCTGCTGCAAAATCCGGCCCCCCGAAGCGGCAAATTGAACTTGATGCCGGATATCTAGTTGGTTTGGCGTCCGCCCGCAACCGCAGATCACCCGACCTACCGGCACTCCGCGTCACCTTTTGAATCGGAATTCAACAACTTGCGAGGCGAAGCTGAATCTATGCGGCAACGCGTTGAATCGGGATGTGAGCTATAACCGCAGCCAACGCATCAGCCCGAAATTCGTTTCCAATATTTGCCAATGCTGCAGGCAAAAAAAGGCCCGCCGTCACCGGCAGGCCTTGAATCGATGTTATCGCCGTCCGTGTTACTTGCAGGCCGCGCAGAAGCGCTGGATGCGGCGGCAGGCTTCCTCGAGCAGATCTTCCGATGTCGCATAGGAGATGCGGAAATTCGGGCCTAGGCCGAAGGCGGAGCCGTGAACGACGGCGACGCCTTCCGACTCCAGAAGCTCGGAAACGAAATCTTCGTCCGTCTCGATGACCTTGCCCGACGGCGCCGTTTTGCCGATCAGGCCGGCGCAGGACGGATAGACGTAGAAGGCGCCTTCCGGCACTGGGCAGACGATACCCTTGGCCTGGTTCAGCATGGAGACGACGAGGTCGCGGCGACCTTCGAAGATCTTCTTGTTCGCCGGGATGAAGTCCTGGGTGCCGTTCAGCGCTTCGACAGCCGCCCACTGGGCGATCGACGTGGCACCCGAGGTCTGCTGACCCTGGATCATGTCCATGGCCTTGATGAGCTGGAGCGGGCCTGCGGCATAGCCGATACGCCAGCCGGTCATCGCATAGGCCTTGGAGACGCCGTTCATTGTCAGCGTGCGGTCATACAGGCTGGGCTCGACCTCCACGGGCGTGACGAATTTGAAGTCGCCATAGGTCAGGTGCTCGTACATATCGTCGGTCAGCACCCAGACATGCGGATGCTTCATCAGCACATCGGTCAGCGCCTTCAGCTCGGCATGCGTATAGGCCGCGCCCGTCGGGTTCGATGGCGAGTTGAAAATGAACCACTTCGTCTTCGGGGTGATCGCCTTTTCGAGATCGGCAGGCTGGAGTTTGAAGTTATGCTCCTGGGTAGCCGAAACGAACACCGGCGTGCCGCCGCAGAGCGCCACCATCTCCGGATAGGACACCCAGTAGGGCGCCGGAATGACGACCTCATCGCCCGGGTTCAGAGTCGCCATGAAGGCGTTGAACAGGATCTGCTTGCCGCCGGTGCCAACGATCGTCTGTTCCCAGGAATATTCAAGGCCGTTCTCGCGCTTGAACTTGGCGGCGATCGCCTTGCGCAGCTCAGGGATGCCGGAAACCGGCGTATACTTCGTCTCGCCACGGTTGATCGCGTCGATGGCAGCTGCCTTGATATTGTCTGGCGTATCGAAATCCGGCTCGCCTGCGCCGAGGCCAATGACGTCGCGTCCTTTCGCTTTCAGCTCACGCGCTTTCTGGGAGACGGCGATGGTGGCTGAAGGCTTCACACGGGAAAGAGCATCGGCAAGGAAGGCCATGATATCGGTCCTATTGGTTGAAACGGGCAGAAAGCCGGGACCGGAGTTCTGCGGTTAGCTCTATGTCCAATGTATGACGGCATTTCAAGCGCAAAGGCGTGATGGCGGCAATGATTCTTATTGATCGTTTTGCCGCACTGGCAAACCGACCCGCTCTCCATTTCGGCGCGGCTTGCGGCGCACGGTCGAAGCGCTCCGCAGCCAAGCACGCTTGCGGCGGGATTTAGCTCAGCCTAATCCTCCTCCCGATCCGATGCCGGCGCGTATCGGGCGTCAGGGAGGGTACGGTTAGAAATGACGGACGTCCGGGAATTGAACCAGGCCGAAGCTCGGCAATATCAGTAGCAGACGACAGGCCAGGACATCGCTCGCCGCAACTACCTGAGCCTCGGTACGGCGATCCTGCCGCCACGAATAAGCCGTAACAAATGCAACCCGCCGCCGCAATTCGGTCGCGAGGGCGCCGAGATCGAAGCTGCATCATTCCCTCATCCAAAATTGGTTATTGAGGGTAGGCCAATGTTTCTGGAAGATGAGTTCGCCATCGGGCGCATGCGCATGCGCCGGATCTCCATTTCATGTCTTGTCGCCATCACCGTTTTTGTCGCCTGCATCGCCGCGATGCTGGGACTTGCCTCCGCCGCCCGCGCCGAGACGCCGCAGGCATCCGGTCAGCTCGCGGCCTTTGTGCGGCCGAACGACGTCAATAGCGGTTCGCTGCTCTTTCCTTCGAAGGAACCGGGCTTTTATGTCGAAGCGCCGCGGCTGAAGACCGACGTTGCAATCGATGTCTCCGGCCCGATCGCCAGGGTGAAGGTGACCCAGCGCTTCCAGAACCCGAGCCAGGGCCGGGTCGAGGGCACCTACGTCTTCCCGCTGCCCGACAATTCGGCCGTTGACGCGCTGAAGATGCAGATCGGCGAACGCTTCATCGAAGGCCAGATCAAGCCGCGCCGGGAAGCCCGCGAGATCTATGAGCAGGCCAAGGCCGAGGGCAAGAAGACGGCGCTGCTCGAACAGCAGCGGCCGAACATCTTCACCAATCAGGTTGCCAATATCGGCCCCGGTGAAGAGATCGTCGTGCAGATCGAATATCAGCAAACGGTCCATCAGTCCGGCGGTGAATTCTCGCTGCGTTTCCCGATGGTCGTCGCGCCGCGCTATAATCCGGCGCCGATCGTCCAAACTGTCGAGTTCAACAACGGCGCCGGCTTCGCAACGCCGAGCGACCCGGTGGAAAATCGGGAGAAGATCGAAGCTCCGGTGCTCGACCCTCGCGAGAATGCCAGGATCAACCCCGTCTCGCTGACCATCAACCTTGAGGCCGGCTTCCCGCTCGGTGAAGTCAAATCCTCATTCCACGACGTCGATATCGGACAGGACGGCGACCAGGCGAGAACGATCAGCCTAAAAGGAGACGCGGTTCCTGCCGACAAGGATTTCGAGCTCACCTGGAAAGCCGCTCCCGGCAAGACGCCAAGCGCCGGCCTGTTCCGTGAAGCGATTGATGGCAAGACCTACCTGCTTGCCTTCATCACTCCGCCCACCGCGCCGGATGCTCCAGTACCGTCAAAACGCGAGGTGGTCTTCGTCATCGACAATTCCGGCTCGATGTCCGGCCAGTCGATCGAACAGGCAAGACAGAGCCTGGCGCTTGCCATCTCCAGGCTCAACCCCGAGGACCGCTTCAACGTCATCCGTTTCGACGATACGATGACCGACTATTTCAACGGCCTCGTCGCCGCCACCCCCGATAACCGCGAAAAGGCCATCGCTTATATCAGGAGCCTGAACGCCGATGGCGGCACGGAAATGCTGCCGGCGCTCGAGGACGCGCTGCGCAACCAAGGCCCGATCGCAAGCGGAGCGCTGCGCCAGGTCGTATTCCTGACGGATGGCGCGATAGGCAACGAACAGCAGCTCTTCCAGGAAATCACCGCGAGCCGCGGCGATGCCCGCGTCTTCACCGTCGGCATCGGCTCGGCGCCGAACACCTATTTCATGACCAAAGCCGCCGAGGTCGGCCGCGGCACCTTCACCCAGATCGGCTCGACCGATCAGGTGGCAAGCCGCATGAGCGAACTCTTCGCCAAGCTGCAGAACCCCGCCATGACCGATATCGCCGCGACCTTCCAAGGCATCGAAGCCGAGGATATCACGCCGAACCCGATGCCCGACCTCTATAGCGGCGAGCCTGTGGTTCTGACAGCGGAACTGCCGCAGGACAAGGCTGCCGGAAAGCTGCAGATCGTCGGCAAGACAGCCAACCAGCCCTGGCGCGTCGAGATGGATATCGCCAATGCCGCAGACGGCAACGGCATTTCCAAGCTCTGGGCGCGACGCAAGATCGACGATTTCGAGGCCCGCGCCTATGAGCGCCAGGATCCCGCCGCGCTCGACAAGGACATCGAAACGGTGGCGCTTGCCCACCACCTCGTCTCGCGCGTCACCAGCCTGGTCGCCGTGGACGTCACGCCGTCGCGTCCGGCAAACGAGCCGCTCGGCTCGGCGAAGCTGCCGCTCAACCTGCCCGAGGGCTGGGACTTCAGGAAGGTTTTCGGCGAAAATTCTGTCCCACCCGGCGGCGCAGAGCGCCACGGCGCGGCTGCGCCTGATGGAAGCGCCGAACCGCAACAGGCCGCAGCCGCAACACAGGCTTTCGCCGCGTCGCCCGAGATCGCGAACCTGATGGCTGCTGCACCAACGGCGAAAGCCGCCACGCTGATCGCACTGAAGAGTTCGACCGTGAACCTGCCGCAGACGGCGACGCGCGCCGACGAGCAGATCATGCGCGGGCTGACCATGCTGCTGCTGGCCCTGGTGGCGGCGAGCGGGCTCGCCATCTGGCGCCGCCGCCTGAAGGGTCTCATCATGGCCGGAGCCAAGCGCAATGGTTTCTAGAAACAA
It includes:
- a CDS encoding marine proteobacterial sortase target protein, which gives rise to MFLEDEFAIGRMRMRRISISCLVAITVFVACIAAMLGLASAARAETPQASGQLAAFVRPNDVNSGSLLFPSKEPGFYVEAPRLKTDVAIDVSGPIARVKVTQRFQNPSQGRVEGTYVFPLPDNSAVDALKMQIGERFIEGQIKPRREAREIYEQAKAEGKKTALLEQQRPNIFTNQVANIGPGEEIVVQIEYQQTVHQSGGEFSLRFPMVVAPRYNPAPIVQTVEFNNGAGFATPSDPVENREKIEAPVLDPRENARINPVSLTINLEAGFPLGEVKSSFHDVDIGQDGDQARTISLKGDAVPADKDFELTWKAAPGKTPSAGLFREAIDGKTYLLAFITPPTAPDAPVPSKREVVFVIDNSGSMSGQSIEQARQSLALAISRLNPEDRFNVIRFDDTMTDYFNGLVAATPDNREKAIAYIRSLNADGGTEMLPALEDALRNQGPIASGALRQVVFLTDGAIGNEQQLFQEITASRGDARVFTVGIGSAPNTYFMTKAAEVGRGTFTQIGSTDQVASRMSELFAKLQNPAMTDIAATFQGIEAEDITPNPMPDLYSGEPVVLTAELPQDKAAGKLQIVGKTANQPWRVEMDIANAADGNGISKLWARRKIDDFEARAYERQDPAALDKDIETVALAHHLVSRVTSLVAVDVTPSRPANEPLGSAKLPLNLPEGWDFRKVFGENSVPPGGAERHGAAAPDGSAEPQQAAAATQAFAASPEIANLMAAAPTAKAATLIALKSSTVNLPQTATRADEQIMRGLTMLLLALVAASGLAIWRRRLKGLIMAGAKRNGF
- a CDS encoding glycosyltransferase family 8 protein; the encoded protein is MQQSAVIVCSDVNMLPAACCTLLSVKRNLTNAGVEFLLLGIDLKPHEVAEVDNFGRLHDMAIRVLPYKTPDPGLQARGRWSAATLARLYMDRDIPGHVERLLYLDADVLAVAPVDELFTLDFQGKALAAVDDYVMAFPEKSGARQRKIGMGEGGRYFNAGVLLFDWSACRARGLFPRTREIFEQRSHLFENNDQDALNVTFDGDWLVLHPRWNTQTGLLPFVDRPAIFHFTGRKKPWQASVPWVHRRMANRYAEDLRNTAWTSFCRQPSTTDRVAGFLSHVGKQIGGLTRLARMRAYFNNS
- a CDS encoding pyridoxal phosphate-dependent aminotransferase, whose translation is MAFLADALSRVKPSATIAVSQKARELKAKGRDVIGLGAGEPDFDTPDNIKAAAIDAINRGETKYTPVSGIPELRKAIAAKFKRENGLEYSWEQTIVGTGGKQILFNAFMATLNPGDEVVIPAPYWVSYPEMVALCGGTPVFVSATQEHNFKLQPADLEKAITPKTKWFIFNSPSNPTGAAYTHAELKALTDVLMKHPHVWVLTDDMYEHLTYGDFKFVTPVEVEPSLYDRTLTMNGVSKAYAMTGWRIGYAAGPLQLIKAMDMIQGQQTSGATSIAQWAAVEALNGTQDFIPANKKIFEGRRDLVVSMLNQAKGIVCPVPEGAFYVYPSCAGLIGKTAPSGKVIETDEDFVSELLESEGVAVVHGSAFGLGPNFRISYATSEDLLEEACRRIQRFCAACK
- a CDS encoding 3-deoxy-manno-octulosonate cytidylyltransferase, with the translated sequence MESIPSDNKATTAPDGGFDFLTPDAWKALLSGYSHIVLIANSEAVDLERLRSELPETALYVFFNKVYKVLDAPFVGHSMLVARSDVMGAHIVHRRETGDVLRFFGGDDFLGVVNIRVSVEENFSEKSRFEGAKARHLDLTQMLADLYPIGKIATSGFAVALWLADLQLPGKILLAGFSAKRSEKWKVFDVHDWTFEQIFLRLFARMGSISMMGGVDASPYSALAKRFPGVPPIEIAMTAAEVLSERLDNTNSQIDRLMSVTKFIRAVDNFFRRFKPKTRKQRFLEKSKG